A region of Streptomyces halobius DNA encodes the following proteins:
- a CDS encoding AAA domain-containing protein, with protein MREIVRGSYKPVRDWQKYPEVLWLSGLPDDRLRRHPDGDRTLLKVAHRPPRPAPVLPEVLAGWVDPEAAATATPEAPPLAESGPGQGWQEDGNGDLFEVSEINREEAHDVLRAYTRWLDAWRKWSEKERVDRPYRELHQQLYRMATRIQQDGEEYEAVLGAGFLTIGATRPSARIARHILTAPLILTVNSTNMSITVALAPGDPARLEDSEFLDADEGYSTRLLSLLRDRVDAEGFHPLSRDSQDVLGDWSERAFGTDRAVAFHRGWGRPPADATLPVPTLGFAPAIILRQRGQGALVNFYDGIANRLAQPGAIAPLGLAQLLYQLEAEDRRSWGTAGGRDVPPALGPDPLFPLLSNEAQREVLRRLQTDTGVVVQGPPGTGKTHTIANLVCALLADGKRVLVTSEKGQALKVLRQQLPSELRSLCVLQGDRRQDGSDDLEQSVRALSQLSATQSTERLDVRIKSHEALRSELSDTHARLRDELRALREAEWYEHLDVATGYEGRLAEIVETVAAGAPNYDWMPVLPASAPREPSLSQDEAQRLLGLVSRHGAGVLDEHAARCPDPADFVAPVLFEEAVNALDTAVRSCAEASSDTLALELANQGRDLIATLVELLDAAEHALQSEGLPGEPAAWQPDQWTTRALRDGMAGQRQQLWDAVRRSAARAEEVQSVLQHIPFAVLDVPDVALAEESRLIAAGRDLEQFLRAGGKLRKLAPKAVQKEAQVLLRDCRVDGRVPSTPDEISALVAHLAARQCVRQLNERWQSVGVPAAEGSTEVALSELLDRVPTLRAVDGFTHSVRMLHDVLLKARIKATVRTAQQWDDVRTSANGAERLLRAREAEEELRSFAEQLPRPDAQGVAELAEVHRAVTARDPRAYSCAIDSLTEAFHREADRREARKLLDRLSEDHPELARRFAESPTEAAWETRLVNLDGAWAWRRARTFQDTMLKPGREAKLEGELEAVEAQLRNSVTQLAADRALYHCLDRMTAGQKQALSAYASATANAGKGMTALGKRHLKAARSAMRDARAAVPAWVMPIKQVAEMIDPEPDAFDVVIVDEASQVGLDGLMLLWLAPRIIVVGDDKQCAPFYTGGKHERFNELLDSLLPHLTDWQRDGLSPKSNLYDLLSARFSETIRLTEHFRCMPEIIKWSSAQFYPDNELVPLRQYGADRLRPLEVVHVHEGHCEGRRETLVNRPEAERIVAKLQELAEDEAYAQRSFGVIVLRSGHQTRLLENLIDTRIDSTIQERHNIRVGTAEQFQGDERDVILLSLVVDADNTRALTGQGDGRRFNVAASRARDQMWLFTSVTPDQLRSRDLRHSLLTYMQAPPELQGASPGLSAVSPDERCEPFDSLFEQRVFRRIKESGYHVVPQWKVSGKRIDLVVVGETGRLAVECDGSPYHSTPDQIRDDYERERELRRAGWQFWRVRSSEFALSPENSLAPLWKRLDALGIRPGAIDEVQGDSGSTWAPVDVDDTDLTTDELDAMLDEDASVSLEGA; from the coding sequence ATGCGCGAAATCGTCCGGGGTTCGTACAAGCCGGTGCGGGACTGGCAGAAGTATCCGGAGGTTCTCTGGCTCTCTGGCTTGCCCGACGACAGGCTCCGGCGGCACCCGGACGGCGACCGGACGCTGCTCAAGGTGGCACACCGTCCGCCACGCCCAGCTCCTGTCCTGCCCGAGGTGCTGGCGGGGTGGGTCGATCCCGAGGCTGCAGCCACCGCGACGCCCGAAGCGCCACCGCTGGCCGAGTCGGGACCGGGTCAGGGCTGGCAGGAAGACGGGAACGGAGACCTATTCGAGGTCTCCGAGATCAACCGAGAGGAAGCGCACGACGTGCTGCGCGCCTACACGCGATGGCTCGATGCGTGGCGCAAGTGGTCGGAAAAAGAGCGCGTCGACCGGCCGTACCGTGAACTCCATCAGCAGCTTTACCGAATGGCGACCAGGATTCAGCAGGACGGCGAGGAATACGAGGCGGTACTCGGCGCCGGATTCCTGACCATCGGAGCCACACGTCCGTCGGCGCGTATCGCCCGGCATATTCTGACGGCGCCGCTGATACTCACCGTGAATTCCACGAATATGTCCATCACCGTCGCTCTCGCACCCGGCGACCCCGCGCGGCTGGAGGACAGCGAGTTCCTTGACGCTGACGAGGGCTACAGCACCCGCCTGCTGAGCCTGCTGCGGGACCGTGTCGACGCGGAAGGATTCCATCCGCTGTCCCGTGACTCCCAGGACGTGCTCGGTGACTGGTCGGAGAGGGCGTTCGGCACCGATCGCGCGGTGGCGTTCCACCGTGGCTGGGGCCGCCCGCCCGCCGACGCGACACTGCCGGTGCCCACGCTTGGGTTCGCGCCGGCGATCATTCTCCGTCAGCGGGGACAGGGCGCCCTCGTGAACTTCTACGACGGCATCGCGAACCGCCTCGCCCAGCCCGGTGCTATCGCCCCACTGGGCCTGGCTCAGTTGCTGTACCAGTTGGAAGCCGAGGACCGCAGGTCGTGGGGTACGGCGGGGGGCCGCGACGTGCCGCCCGCCCTCGGCCCAGACCCGCTGTTCCCGCTGCTGTCGAACGAAGCGCAGCGGGAGGTACTGAGGCGCCTTCAGACCGATACCGGCGTCGTCGTTCAGGGACCGCCCGGCACGGGAAAGACGCACACCATCGCCAACCTCGTGTGTGCCTTGCTGGCGGACGGCAAGCGGGTGCTCGTGACGAGTGAGAAGGGCCAGGCGCTGAAGGTCCTGCGGCAGCAACTGCCCTCCGAGCTGCGCAGCCTGTGCGTCCTCCAGGGCGACCGACGCCAGGACGGCAGCGACGACCTTGAACAGTCCGTGCGCGCGCTCTCCCAACTCAGTGCCACTCAGTCGACGGAGCGTCTCGACGTAAGGATCAAGAGCCATGAGGCGCTGCGCTCGGAACTGTCGGACACCCACGCGCGGCTCCGTGACGAACTCCGCGCCCTTCGTGAGGCGGAGTGGTACGAACACCTCGATGTGGCCACCGGTTACGAGGGGCGGCTCGCGGAGATCGTGGAGACCGTCGCTGCCGGTGCACCGAATTACGACTGGATGCCCGTCCTGCCCGCCTCGGCGCCGAGAGAACCTTCGCTGAGCCAGGACGAGGCCCAGCGCCTGCTGGGTCTGGTGTCCCGGCACGGGGCCGGAGTGTTGGACGAGCATGCCGCCCGCTGCCCGGACCCCGCGGACTTCGTCGCACCCGTGCTGTTCGAAGAGGCGGTCAATGCCCTGGACACCGCTGTGCGCTCCTGCGCCGAAGCGTCGTCCGACACGCTTGCCCTCGAACTCGCGAATCAGGGCCGCGATCTGATCGCGACATTGGTAGAACTGCTGGACGCGGCGGAACACGCACTTCAGAGCGAGGGGCTGCCAGGCGAGCCGGCCGCTTGGCAGCCCGACCAATGGACCACTCGTGCCCTGCGGGACGGGATGGCCGGCCAACGACAGCAGTTGTGGGACGCAGTGCGCCGGTCAGCCGCCCGCGCCGAGGAAGTGCAGAGCGTGCTTCAGCACATCCCCTTCGCCGTGCTCGACGTACCTGACGTGGCGCTCGCCGAGGAATCACGTCTCATCGCTGCTGGGAGGGACCTCGAGCAGTTCCTGCGAGCCGGCGGAAAGCTGCGCAAGCTGGCTCCGAAGGCGGTGCAGAAGGAAGCTCAAGTCCTTCTCCGGGACTGCCGAGTGGACGGGCGAGTGCCCAGTACGCCGGATGAGATCTCCGCACTGGTGGCTCACCTCGCGGCGCGCCAGTGTGTCCGGCAGCTGAACGAGCGCTGGCAGAGCGTCGGCGTGCCCGCGGCCGAGGGTTCCACGGAGGTGGCTCTGTCGGAGCTGCTGGACCGGGTGCCGACGCTCCGCGCGGTGGACGGGTTCACCCACTCCGTGCGTATGTTGCACGACGTTCTGCTCAAGGCCCGGATCAAGGCCACGGTGCGGACGGCACAGCAGTGGGACGACGTCCGTACGTCGGCGAACGGTGCCGAACGGCTGCTCCGTGCCCGTGAGGCGGAGGAGGAGCTGCGGTCCTTCGCCGAGCAACTACCGCGGCCCGATGCCCAAGGAGTGGCCGAACTGGCGGAGGTGCACCGGGCCGTCACCGCCCGTGATCCGCGGGCGTACTCGTGCGCGATCGACTCACTGACCGAGGCGTTCCATCGTGAGGCCGATCGCCGGGAGGCCCGCAAACTCCTGGACCGACTGTCCGAGGATCACCCCGAACTGGCCCGGCGTTTCGCCGAGTCCCCGACCGAGGCGGCTTGGGAGACCCGCCTGGTGAACCTGGACGGAGCCTGGGCCTGGCGGCGAGCGCGCACCTTTCAAGACACGATGCTGAAACCCGGCAGGGAAGCAAAACTGGAAGGGGAACTGGAAGCGGTCGAGGCACAGTTGAGGAACTCGGTCACCCAACTGGCGGCCGACAGAGCGCTGTACCACTGCCTGGACCGGATGACGGCCGGACAGAAACAGGCACTGAGTGCCTACGCGTCGGCCACGGCGAACGCAGGCAAGGGAATGACGGCACTCGGCAAGCGGCACCTGAAGGCCGCCCGTTCCGCGATGCGTGACGCGCGTGCCGCGGTCCCGGCATGGGTCATGCCGATTAAACAGGTGGCCGAAATGATCGACCCCGAGCCGGACGCCTTCGACGTCGTCATTGTGGACGAGGCGAGCCAGGTCGGTCTGGACGGACTGATGCTGTTGTGGCTCGCTCCGAGAATCATCGTCGTGGGTGACGACAAGCAGTGTGCCCCGTTCTACACAGGTGGCAAGCACGAGCGGTTCAACGAACTCCTCGACTCGCTCCTGCCCCATCTCACCGACTGGCAGCGCGACGGGCTCAGCCCCAAGTCCAACCTCTACGACCTGCTGTCCGCGCGCTTCAGTGAGACGATCCGGCTCACCGAGCACTTCCGGTGCATGCCGGAGATCATCAAGTGGTCCTCGGCCCAGTTCTATCCCGACAACGAACTCGTGCCGCTGCGGCAGTACGGAGCGGACCGGCTGCGGCCCCTCGAAGTCGTCCATGTCCATGAAGGCCACTGCGAGGGACGGCGAGAGACCCTGGTCAACAGGCCCGAAGCCGAACGCATCGTCGCCAAGTTGCAGGAACTCGCGGAGGACGAGGCATACGCGCAACGGAGTTTCGGAGTCATCGTGCTCCGTTCTGGTCACCAGACAAGGCTGTTGGAGAATCTCATCGACACGCGGATCGACTCCACGATCCAGGAGCGGCACAACATACGTGTCGGCACGGCCGAACAATTCCAGGGAGACGAACGGGACGTCATCCTGCTCTCGCTGGTCGTTGACGCCGACAACACCCGGGCTCTGACCGGCCAGGGTGACGGAAGGCGGTTCAACGTGGCCGCCAGCCGGGCCCGCGACCAGATGTGGCTGTTCACCTCCGTCACACCGGACCAGCTGCGCAGCAGGGACCTGCGTCACTCCCTGCTCACCTATATGCAGGCGCCGCCGGAACTCCAGGGCGCCTCTCCCGGCCTTTCCGCCGTTTCACCCGACGAGCGGTGCGAGCCGTTCGACTCTCTGTTTGAGCAGCGAGTCTTCCGTAGGATCAAGGAAAGCGGCTACCACGTCGTCCCCCAGTGGAAGGTCAGCGGCAAACGCATCGACCTCGTCGTCGTCGGAGAGACGGGCCGCCTCGCCGTGGAGTGCGACGGCAGCCCGTATCACTCCACTCCTGACCAGATCCGTGACGATTACGAGCGAGAGCGGGAACTGCGCCGGGCCGGCTGGCAGTTCTGGCGCGTACGCAGCAGCGAGTTCGCCCTGTCTCCGGAGAATTCGCTGGCTCCGTTGTGGAAGCGCCTCGACGCTTTGGGCATCCGGCCCGGAGCCATCGATGAGGTCCAGGGCGACTCGGGGAGCACATGGGCCCCGGTCGACGTGGACGATACAGACCTCACCACCGATGAACTCGACGCCATGCTCGATGAGGATGCGTCCGTCTCTCTCGAAGGAGCCTGA
- a CDS encoding Shedu anti-phage system protein SduA domain-containing protein, which translates to MKYWLMLAESRSWTYERKLEEWDSSLSAITDFDAEVGDAVLLWRGGRGGGVVAMGAVINTTAVHASPFLRLRLELQEDGDAPVPTELKVAFEFERLMLSTPVSAEVLRAAGLDWVVKTARSAGRKNKMVALDLTDGQWRNLLQLADQVQPPGDLPAAWNIPPGAVVKRSEVHDVYGGNPRLRAGASSRTPNAFLFVDCNSDGELAPRWEGSVLLTPGQGQWGDSVSLENRSVLAHRQRGVPVRVFLARRAECLYLGEFAIEPDRPVERWVVTGKREGGSFGDHKIVWDVRTPILRLRQLSGAPVPTDSTGLFKDAPRISIRVHPVSDRPAAAIRELLVTLEADPAIAESLGGLSEAQLLAGLVQRARRQADLDELRAAVDDLTTSEADLQKIIQQMTWIFGGEFLPGTSRRNLTPRDQLDLSLLRPDGTLHGVELKRAHIKDLVKAQRNHLIVGPKVNEAVGQAMNYLRELDERRSQILVDFDIDCRRASMTVVIGHSRFVTGVASSEVDETIRTYNSHWNRVSLTTYDRLIENAQRTLDLTGPER; encoded by the coding sequence GTGAAGTACTGGCTGATGTTGGCCGAGAGCAGGTCATGGACGTACGAGCGAAAGCTGGAGGAGTGGGACTCGTCCCTCTCTGCAATCACTGATTTTGATGCCGAGGTGGGCGACGCTGTCCTTCTATGGCGCGGCGGGCGGGGTGGCGGCGTTGTCGCCATGGGAGCGGTCATCAACACGACTGCGGTGCATGCCAGTCCGTTTCTCCGTTTGAGGCTGGAATTGCAAGAGGACGGTGATGCCCCGGTCCCTACGGAGCTAAAGGTTGCTTTTGAGTTCGAAAGGCTCATGCTGTCCACTCCAGTGTCGGCTGAGGTGTTGCGGGCGGCGGGCCTTGACTGGGTGGTGAAAACGGCGCGTTCGGCTGGCAGGAAAAACAAGATGGTCGCGCTCGATCTGACGGATGGGCAGTGGCGCAATCTGCTCCAGCTGGCCGATCAGGTGCAGCCACCAGGGGACTTACCTGCTGCATGGAACATTCCACCCGGAGCGGTTGTGAAGCGTTCTGAGGTGCATGACGTATATGGCGGGAACCCAAGGCTCAGGGCCGGCGCCAGCAGTAGGACGCCGAATGCGTTCCTGTTCGTCGACTGCAACAGTGATGGCGAACTCGCGCCGCGCTGGGAGGGGTCGGTGCTTCTGACGCCTGGACAAGGCCAATGGGGAGACTCGGTCTCCTTGGAGAACCGGTCTGTACTTGCCCATCGACAACGCGGCGTACCAGTGAGGGTCTTCCTGGCGCGACGTGCTGAGTGCCTCTATCTCGGTGAGTTCGCCATCGAACCAGATCGGCCTGTAGAACGCTGGGTGGTCACTGGCAAGCGGGAAGGGGGGAGCTTCGGTGACCATAAGATCGTGTGGGACGTGCGTACGCCGATCCTCCGACTCCGTCAGTTGAGCGGTGCGCCTGTGCCAACGGACAGCACGGGCCTTTTCAAGGATGCTCCCCGAATCAGCATCAGAGTTCACCCCGTTAGTGATCGTCCTGCTGCTGCGATCCGCGAACTTCTGGTCACGCTGGAGGCGGATCCTGCAATCGCCGAATCACTCGGTGGACTCAGTGAGGCTCAGTTACTCGCTGGCCTGGTGCAGCGTGCGCGACGTCAGGCGGACCTGGATGAGCTTCGGGCTGCGGTTGATGACCTCACGACTAGCGAGGCTGACTTGCAGAAGATCATCCAGCAAATGACCTGGATCTTCGGCGGAGAATTCCTCCCAGGAACGTCCCGGCGTAACCTCACCCCGCGTGACCAGCTCGATCTGTCGTTGTTGCGTCCCGACGGCACCTTGCATGGCGTGGAGCTGAAGAGGGCGCACATCAAAGATCTGGTCAAGGCCCAGCGCAACCATCTCATCGTCGGGCCTAAGGTCAACGAGGCCGTGGGCCAGGCCATGAACTATCTGCGTGAGCTTGACGAACGGCGTTCCCAGATCCTGGTCGACTTTGACATCGACTGCCGACGCGCTTCGATGACCGTAGTGATCGGTCACAGCAGATTTGTCACCGGCGTCGCTTCGTCGGAGGTCGATGAGACGATTCGCACCTATAACTCCCACTGGAACCGAGTCAGTCTTACCACCTATGACCGTCTGATCGAGAATGCGCAGAGGACCCTCGACCTGACAGGTCCGGAGCGTTAG
- a CDS encoding peptide deformylase — protein MIDVRPSQRMRDLGVVQRGAGILAEPARAFDMPTERDEAERIVDELFAAMERIGQVHPFAKGMGLAAPQIGIGRAAAVVQPPGDAPAIILLNPRITTSSDERDEQYEGCLSFFDVRGFVRRPLKITVETTALAGETATTVYERGLARLIHHEIDHLDGLLYTARMLPGIEPIPVEEYRQTGRAWVYDRT, from the coding sequence GTGATTGACGTGCGTCCCAGCCAGCGCATGCGAGACCTCGGCGTCGTCCAGCGTGGCGCCGGCATCCTCGCCGAACCGGCCCGCGCTTTCGACATGCCCACCGAGCGCGACGAGGCCGAACGCATCGTGGACGAACTGTTCGCCGCCATGGAGCGGATCGGCCAGGTCCACCCCTTCGCCAAGGGCATGGGCCTCGCCGCCCCTCAGATCGGCATCGGACGGGCCGCCGCCGTCGTCCAGCCGCCCGGCGACGCACCCGCCATCATCCTGCTCAATCCACGGATCACCACCAGCTCCGACGAGAGAGACGAACAGTACGAGGGCTGCCTGAGCTTCTTCGATGTACGTGGCTTCGTCCGGCGGCCCCTGAAGATCACGGTGGAGACCACGGCTCTGGCCGGCGAGACCGCGACCACCGTGTACGAACGCGGCCTCGCCCGCCTCATCCACCACGAGATCGATCACCTCGACGGACTGCTGTACACCGCCCGGATGCTGCCCGGAATCGAGCCGATCCCGGTGGAGGAGTACCGGCAGACCGGCCGGGCGTGGGTATACGACCGCACATGA
- a CDS encoding helix-turn-helix domain-containing protein produces the protein MDTQDEEITVEQAAENFAAELARWREVRGMSKRALARAMGFDPSYVSHLESGRHKPSEEFARLADEALNAGKAIWRRWRDYEQAKAREAKARRPPSAPLAPRRPEQPYATGSALVVEHDAAQLHYDGRSYRLTMRRLLRNTGDDPVTRYLIRISVDRYPGDPERSNAHYRAHPLTWDELDLTPTCRGETMRWQAKHDRDAFKEVWLLFDNEHGRFPLYPGESVWIEYAYTVGDNKWGNWFQRAVRLPTEQLEVQLVFPATLDPVVWGTETSMTAEASPLRTPPVRSDDGDLRQFTWITTAPALHARYRLEWRFRARTERDMDQEEFR, from the coding sequence ATGGACACGCAGGACGAGGAGATCACCGTCGAGCAGGCAGCCGAGAACTTCGCCGCCGAGCTGGCACGCTGGCGGGAAGTACGCGGCATGTCGAAACGGGCATTAGCGCGGGCCATGGGGTTCGACCCGTCGTACGTCAGCCACTTGGAATCCGGCCGTCATAAGCCCAGCGAGGAATTTGCCCGGCTCGCCGACGAAGCCCTGAACGCCGGGAAGGCAATCTGGCGACGCTGGCGCGACTACGAGCAGGCCAAAGCCAGAGAGGCCAAGGCCCGGCGCCCTCCCTCAGCCCCGCTGGCCCCGCGCCGGCCCGAGCAGCCGTACGCCACCGGCTCCGCCCTCGTCGTTGAACACGACGCTGCGCAACTCCACTATGACGGCCGCTCCTACCGGCTCACCATGCGACGGCTGCTGCGGAACACCGGAGACGATCCGGTGACCCGCTACCTGATCCGCATCTCCGTCGACCGCTACCCCGGCGACCCCGAGCGGTCCAATGCGCACTACCGGGCACACCCGCTGACGTGGGATGAACTCGACCTCACGCCCACCTGCCGGGGCGAGACTATGCGTTGGCAGGCCAAGCACGACCGCGATGCCTTCAAGGAAGTCTGGCTGCTGTTCGACAACGAGCACGGTCGCTTCCCGCTCTACCCAGGCGAGTCCGTGTGGATTGAGTACGCCTACACCGTCGGCGACAACAAGTGGGGCAACTGGTTCCAACGGGCCGTCCGTCTGCCCACCGAGCAGTTGGAAGTCCAGCTGGTCTTTCCCGCCACCCTCGACCCGGTGGTCTGGGGCACCGAGACATCAATGACCGCCGAAGCCTCCCCTCTCCGCACCCCTCCCGTCCGCAGCGACGACGGCGACCTACGGCAATTCACTTGGATCACGACCGCACCCGCCCTGCATGCTCGGTACCGTCTGGAATGGCGGTTTCGAGCACGGACCGAACGTGACATGGATCAAGAGGAGTTCAGGTGA
- a CDS encoding glycosyltransferase, protein MRVLYLLNISNPDRLSADSGWIFADLLAPALADAGAEVTVAAPAAAGDTRCGFHQTKVPGTKYRARFSADIDELVALIRTEKPDAVVANQIEEAPAIRTALLEAGSDAVLAGYCHYLPFSFTGGGQLLLDPSLNDAGLGRPVLLAFAAGLAACDRVMVHSSTAASWTSAAAARMTVDLGDRLRVVPAPRDERLVRDPSSLRNRPEAGAIGIYNHRLYAHYGTEQFVNLARELSASGTVRLRVMDLFGNRRAARTGLDDSPERMRDQLAALPHVQVVSDRGDRVRYKNLLAEARFGIAPFRPGCPWSMSVIDCQGMGLPVIAPRLGWLAEHIDPELCFTTPAEVVALAKRLATDDEFHAVHAKRAHASTADFAPALVAARYLEALS, encoded by the coding sequence ATGCGCGTGCTGTACCTGCTCAACATCTCCAACCCTGACCGGCTGTCTGCGGATTCGGGCTGGATCTTCGCGGACCTGCTCGCCCCGGCCCTGGCGGACGCCGGGGCCGAGGTGACCGTCGCGGCCCCGGCTGCGGCCGGGGATACCCGCTGCGGCTTCCACCAGACGAAGGTGCCCGGGACGAAGTACCGGGCTCGGTTCTCCGCGGACATCGACGAACTGGTGGCGCTCATCCGCACCGAGAAGCCGGACGCCGTGGTGGCCAACCAGATAGAGGAGGCCCCAGCGATCCGCACGGCCCTGCTGGAGGCCGGGTCGGATGCCGTGCTGGCCGGCTACTGCCACTACCTGCCGTTCTCCTTTACCGGCGGCGGTCAGCTCCTGCTCGATCCGTCGTTGAACGACGCAGGGCTGGGCCGACCGGTGCTGCTGGCGTTCGCCGCCGGGCTGGCGGCCTGCGACCGGGTGATGGTCCATTCCTCCACGGCCGCCTCGTGGACCTCGGCCGCCGCAGCCCGCATGACCGTTGATCTCGGCGACCGGCTGCGGGTGGTGCCCGCTCCGCGTGACGAGCGTCTGGTCCGCGACCCATCGAGCCTGCGTAACCGGCCCGAGGCCGGGGCAATCGGCATCTACAACCACCGGCTGTACGCGCACTACGGGACCGAGCAGTTCGTGAACCTGGCCCGGGAACTCAGCGCCTCGGGCACGGTCCGGCTTCGGGTCATGGACCTGTTCGGCAACCGTCGGGCCGCCCGTACGGGCCTGGATGACAGCCCCGAGCGGATGCGCGACCAACTCGCCGCCCTGCCGCACGTCCAGGTCGTCTCCGACCGGGGTGACCGCGTCCGCTACAAGAACCTGCTGGCCGAAGCCCGCTTCGGCATCGCCCCCTTCCGCCCCGGCTGCCCCTGGTCCATGAGCGTGATCGACTGCCAGGGCATGGGCCTGCCGGTCATCGCCCCGCGCCTGGGCTGGCTCGCCGAACACATCGACCCCGAGCTCTGCTTTACCACCCCGGCCGAGGTCGTCGCCCTGGCCAAGCGCCTGGCCACGGATGACGAGTTCCACGCCGTACACGCCAAGCGGGCCCACGCCTCCACCGCCGACTTCGCCCCCGCCCTGGTCGCCGCCCGCTACCTGGAGGCCCTCTCGTGA
- a CDS encoding glycosyltransferase, giving the protein MTDRPLVLIEPYADRPGGHHQRTLVALAQARPGSLVIAPHGITREAVTALREADARLVTAPAGLRAAWLLAASRLVARLSTAGQRAFRSRLWLRLLRRLPHQITLVARCLTEASALRTARRLEPGADAVIILTASEALHGAAALLGGQPHLRFVHEAVTSEDAVVRLLGRLARRGEDRVIAVYPTQAVGDQFAAAFPRLPGVVRAFAVDDSCRLTDAEREGGRIAFDIIPTVEAVVCLVGGWWSYKDIATVDAALGRLKEPLHLVVAGAPLDEAVLERWRALPNLRLHTVPGPITESMLRLVYAAADAALVARHPGVGKESGLVMDAARLGVPLIVSDHDPALTACLRGQPWALAFPAGDPDGLADALHTVIRQPPERPGAEVPRLLGMWTAAEQADFLTRTFASLCTKESRC; this is encoded by the coding sequence ATGACCGACCGTCCCCTGGTGCTCATCGAGCCGTACGCGGACCGCCCGGGCGGCCACCACCAGCGCACGCTGGTGGCCCTCGCCCAGGCCCGGCCCGGCAGCCTCGTCATCGCCCCACACGGAATCACCCGCGAGGCGGTCACGGCTTTGCGCGAGGCCGACGCCCGGCTGGTGACGGCCCCGGCCGGGCTCCGGGCGGCCTGGCTGCTGGCTGCTTCCCGCCTCGTGGCCCGGCTCTCCACAGCCGGGCAGCGGGCCTTCCGCTCGCGCCTCTGGCTCCGCTTGCTGCGGCGGCTGCCGCACCAGATCACTCTGGTTGCCAGGTGTCTGACCGAGGCGTCCGCGCTGCGGACCGCCCGCCGTCTGGAGCCCGGCGCCGACGCGGTGATAATTCTGACCGCGAGCGAGGCCCTACACGGGGCGGCCGCCCTCCTGGGCGGTCAGCCGCATCTGCGGTTCGTGCACGAAGCGGTCACCAGCGAGGACGCTGTCGTTCGGCTGCTTGGTCGCCTTGCCCGCCGAGGTGAGGACCGGGTGATCGCGGTGTACCCGACACAGGCTGTCGGCGATCAGTTCGCCGCGGCCTTCCCCAGGCTGCCCGGGGTGGTGCGGGCCTTCGCGGTCGACGACAGCTGCCGCCTCACCGACGCCGAACGCGAAGGCGGCCGCATCGCCTTCGACATCATCCCCACCGTCGAAGCCGTGGTGTGCCTGGTGGGCGGCTGGTGGTCGTACAAGGACATCGCCACCGTCGACGCCGCCCTCGGCCGCCTGAAAGAACCGCTGCACCTCGTTGTCGCAGGTGCCCCACTCGACGAGGCCGTACTGGAGCGTTGGCGGGCCTTGCCCAACCTCCGGCTGCACACCGTGCCCGGCCCCATCACGGAAAGCATGCTGCGTCTGGTGTACGCCGCCGCCGACGCTGCCCTGGTCGCCCGGCATCCCGGAGTCGGCAAGGAATCCGGGCTCGTGATGGATGCCGCCCGCCTCGGCGTCCCTCTGATCGTCTCCGACCACGACCCGGCCCTCACCGCCTGCCTTCGCGGCCAGCCCTGGGCTCTGGCCTTCCCCGCCGGCGACCCGGACGGCCTCGCCGACGCCCTGCACACCGTGATCCGTCAGCCGCCCGAGCGCCCCGGTGCCGAAGTGCCCCGGCTGCTGGGGATGTGGACGGCTGCCGAACAGGCCGACTTCCTCACCCGCACCTTCGCCTCCCTGTGTACGAAGGAGTCCCGATGCTGA
- a CDS encoding glycosyltransferase family 2 protein, with amino-acid sequence MLSTPPALISVIGPVEVPLLAAWVRHYRWLGIERFLIAFHFPEHVPDRHGHELQAACRELGVIPTGSSTGPWHEHTNTELRDTLRQAAGPGWHLLADADEFQQYPAPLPEVIAQAEKSGRRVIGGLMLDRVAASGHLTGWRPEGGLDLAYPLGGHLTHRLLRGDPRKIVLARHDVTVSSGNHRAPGHRPDADRICAVHHFKWRSGVLDDLRRRVQHFSSGTWKEQSPAVRDEASRLLAHVGQRGGVINISDPRLAFRRVNLDRMPFGWPAEARSIFTSWRPHVPTGQD; translated from the coding sequence ATGCTGAGCACACCTCCCGCCCTGATCTCCGTCATCGGACCTGTCGAGGTGCCTCTGCTGGCCGCCTGGGTCCGCCACTACCGGTGGCTGGGCATCGAGCGGTTCCTGATCGCCTTCCACTTCCCGGAGCACGTGCCCGACCGGCATGGGCACGAGCTCCAAGCCGCCTGCCGCGAGCTGGGCGTCATCCCGACCGGCAGCAGCACTGGGCCGTGGCACGAGCACACGAACACCGAGCTTCGCGACACTCTCCGCCAGGCGGCCGGTCCGGGCTGGCACCTGCTCGCCGACGCCGACGAGTTTCAGCAGTACCCCGCTCCTCTCCCGGAGGTCATCGCCCAGGCTGAGAAGTCCGGGCGACGCGTGATCGGCGGCCTGATGCTCGACCGCGTCGCCGCCAGCGGACACCTGACCGGCTGGAGGCCCGAAGGCGGTCTCGATCTCGCCTATCCCCTCGGCGGCCACCTCACTCACCGGCTGCTGCGCGGCGACCCCAGAAAGATCGTCCTCGCCCGGCACGACGTCACCGTCTCCTCCGGAAACCACCGTGCGCCGGGCCACCGCCCAGACGCCGACCGCATCTGCGCGGTGCACCACTTCAAGTGGCGCTCAGGCGTCCTGGACGATCTCCGTCGCCGGGTCCAGCACTTCTCATCCGGCACCTGGAAAGAACAGAGCCCGGCCGTGCGCGACGAGGCCAGCCGACTGCTGGCCCACGTCGGGCAACGTGGCGGCGTGATCAACATCAGCGACCCGCGGCTCGCCTTCCGCCGGGTGAACCTGGACCGGATGCCCTTCGGTTGGCCCGCCGAGGCCCGCAGCATCTTCACCAGCTGGCGGCCTCACGTGCCCACCGGCCAGGATTAG